A genomic window from Alkalihalobacillus sp. AL-G includes:
- the ytvI gene encoding sporulation integral membrane protein YtvI produces the protein MELKKYIPFLLLVGIVVFLIPYSIPLVLALLTSILLEPFIKLLINTFSIKRVWSVTIGFSLFLAMLLLGCYWAVTTLVVQVIEFTQLLPQYAQYIFENVESFVIQMEEYYKEIPNEYISTVQNALEDLRKFSLDFLSGLTAGLVNFVTAVPVLLIQLLIYLVSVFLISLDLPRLHHGFLNMFSEKAKIKVELVMKQLSLAFVGFLRAQLILSFLTFIIAWFGLMILDVEYALVFSILIVIVDILPILGTGSFLVPWGLYNLYTGDQRLAIGLIVLFFLITIFRRIIEPKILGSSLGISALAALSSLYIGFELLGFFGLIIGPALVIIVKSLIKADFLNVKVDF, from the coding sequence TTGGAATTAAAGAAATATATACCATTTTTATTACTTGTAGGGATTGTCGTTTTTCTTATCCCATATAGCATACCGCTCGTACTTGCTCTCTTAACCTCCATCCTCCTCGAGCCGTTTATCAAACTGTTGATCAACACGTTTTCGATTAAAAGGGTGTGGAGCGTAACAATTGGTTTCAGTTTATTTCTGGCAATGCTTCTACTTGGATGCTACTGGGCTGTTACGACTCTTGTTGTGCAGGTGATTGAGTTTACTCAACTGCTGCCACAGTACGCACAATATATTTTTGAAAACGTCGAGAGCTTTGTGATACAGATGGAGGAGTATTATAAAGAAATTCCAAATGAGTACATATCCACTGTTCAAAATGCTTTAGAGGATTTACGTAAATTTTCTCTTGATTTTCTTTCTGGATTAACAGCAGGTCTTGTTAATTTTGTAACCGCTGTGCCTGTGCTGCTCATTCAATTGTTGATATACCTTGTTTCGGTGTTTTTAATTAGTCTTGATTTACCAAGACTTCATCATGGCTTTTTAAATATGTTTTCTGAAAAGGCAAAGATAAAAGTCGAGTTGGTTATGAAGCAATTGTCGCTTGCTTTCGTAGGCTTTTTACGTGCCCAGCTGATTCTAAGCTTTTTAACCTTTATCATTGCATGGTTCGGCTTGATGATTCTTGATGTAGAGTATGCTTTGGTCTTTTCAATTTTGATCGTTATCGTCGACATTCTTCCCATCCTTGGTACAGGTTCGTTCCTTGTCCCATGGGGGTTGTACAATCTGTATACAGGCGATCAAAGACTTGCAATCGGCTTGATTGTTCTGTTTTTCCTTATTACGATCTTCAGAAGGATCATTGAACCAAAAATTCTTGGTTCGAGCCTTGGAATCAGTGCTCTTGCTGCACTTTCAAGTCTTTACATCGGATTTGAATTACTTGGGTTTTTCGGACTTATCATCGGCCCTGCATTGGTCATAATCGTTAAATCACTGATCAAGGCTGATTTTTTGAACGTAAAAGTCGATTTTTAA